The uncultured Desulfatiglans sp. DNA window GCGTCATCGTGGAGTCCCGTGAGGTGGATATCCGCCCCCGGATATCCATCAAAGATGCCGGCGGAAAAACAGCGAACCTGCCCGGGAGCAGCAAGGCGCAGGCGCGGTATCATCTGCCTGTCGGCGCTATCATTATGGTGAACGAGGGCGACGAGGTGGGGGCCGGAGCGGTCTTGGCGAAGATCCCCCGTGAAACGACGAAGACGAAGGACATCACCGGTGGTCTTCCGCGTGTCGCTGAACTTTTTGAGGTACGCAAACCAAAGGAAACCGCAATCATCAGCGAAATCGACGGGGTGGTCTCCTTCGGGAAATACACCAAGGGCAAGCGGAAGATGACGATTACGCCTGAGATCGGCGAACCCGTGGATTACTTCATCGGGCGGGGCAAGCACGTCAGTGTGCTCGAGGGAGATTATGTCAGGGCAGGCGAGCCCTTGATGGACGGTTCGGTCAATCCTCATGACATCCTGAGAATCCGGGGCGTAAAGGAACTCGCCAAGTACCTCGTAGATGAGGTCCAGGAGGTCTACCGCCTCCAAGGCGTCAAGATCAACGACAAGCACATCGAAGTGATCGTGCGTCAAATGCTTCGGCAGGTCAGCGTGACCGATGTCGGGGATTCGCAGTTCCTGTTGGGTGAGCACATCGAAAAATGGCGGTTCGAGGAGGAAAACAGGGCCATCGTGGCCCGCGGTGGGACGCCTGCCAGTGCCGAACCGCTGTTGTTGGGAATCACCAAGGCATCGCTGAGCACGGAAAGTTTCATATCAGCGGCCTCCTTTCAGGAAACGACCAAGGTCCTTTCCGATGCGAGTGTTGCCGGGAAGGTGGATTATCTCAAAGGCCTCAAAGAAAACGTCATCATGGGGCGGCTGATACCAGCCGGGACCGGTGTCCAGACCTACCGGGATATCGATCTGAGCGTGGAGTGATGATTTTTCACGGTCTGGATTAAAACCGCTTGACAAAGAAAAAATTTAGTAATATGTATAGTCTTTTAATTATTCAGGGACCCCATCGCCGACGGGGTCCCTTAGTCTACGTTAGACAGCGCGTTGAGGAGATGCTATGCCGACGATAAACCAGCTCGTCCGAAAAGGCCGCCGACCGCCGAAAAAGAAGACAAAGACACCGGCTCTGCAGGGTGCGCCCCAGAAGAGAGGGGTGTGTGTCCGGGTCTACACCTCGACACCCAAAAAGCCCAACTCCGCCCTTCGAAAGGTAGCGAGGGTGCGATTGACCAATGGGATCGAGGTTACCTCCTACATACCCGGCATGGGGCATAACCTGCAGGAGCACTCGGTTGTGCTGATCCGCGGAGGGCGCGTGAAGGACCTTCCCGGTGTGCGGTATCACATCATTCGAGGCACCATGGACACGACGGGTGTCGGCGACAGGCGACAGGGCAGGTCCAAATACGGCGCCAAGAGGCCGAAGGGACTCTAAGGCGTGGTTGAGGCATAAGCGGAACCAACCCAACACTGGAATTGCGGAGTTTCCATCATGTCGAGGAAGAGAGTAGCCGCCAAGCGGGAGATTACACCGGATCCGCGGCATAAAAGCGTCCTTGCGGCGAAGTTCATCAACAATCTGATGAAGCAGGGAAAAAAGAGTACGGCCCGCACCATCCTCTATGATGCATTCGATATTATAGAATCCAAGACGAAAGAGGATCCGCTGGGCGTCTTCCAAAAGGCGGTCGAGAATGTCAAGCCCATTGTAGAAGTCAAATCACGGCGCGTTGGTGGATCGACCTACCAGGTCCCGACAGAGGTGCGGCCTGCAAGACGACAGGCGCTAAGCATACGATGGCTGATCTCGTTTGCAGAGGGAAGGGGCGAAAAAACGATGGCTGCGAAACTCGCGGGAGAGTTGCTGGATGCGGCAAACCAACGAGGATCAGCTGTAAAGAAGAGGGAAGATACCCATAAGATGGCCGAAGCCAACAAGGCATTCGCTCATTACCGCTGGTAATTGCCCCAGGGAAGAAGCCCCGAAGGAAACGGATTGCGTGTCTCCGTGAAGCGATGGCGCACTCGGAGGGACTATCAAGGAGGATAGGAGATGTCGAAGAAGAAGTTTGAAAGGACGAAGCCGCACGTAAACGTGGGGACGATCGGGCATATCGACCATGGGAAGACGACGTTGACGGCAGCGATCACGAAGCACCTTGCCAAGAAGGGCTGGGCGGACTTTGTTCCTTTTGACGCGATCGACAAGGCGCCGGAGGAGAAGGCGCGGGGGATAACGATTGCGACGGCGCACGTGGAGTACGAGACGCAGAACCGGCACTATGCGCATGTGGACTGCCCGGGTCACGCGGACTACATCAAGAACATGATCACGGGCGCGGCGCAGATGGATGGAGCGATACTGGTGGTGGGCGCGGACGACGGACCGATGCCGCAGACGCGGGAGCACATTCTTCTGGCGCGGCAGGTTGGCGTTCCGAGCATCGTGGTGTTTCTGAACAAGTGTGACATGGTGGACGACGAGGAGCTGATCGAGCTGGTGGAACTGGAGCTGCGGGAGCTTCTGTCGAAGTACGAATTTCCCGGGGACGATATACCGATCATCCGGGGGAGTGCGTTGAAGGCGCTGGAGAGCGACGATCCGGACTCGGCGGAGGCGAAGCCGATCTTCGAGCTGATGGAGGCGATCGACAGTTATATTCCGGCGCCGGTTCGTGATACGGACAAACCTTTCCTGATGCCGATCGAGGATGTGTTCAGCATATCCGGTCGGGGGACGGTGGTGACGGGGCGCGTGGAGCGCGGCGTGATCAAGGTAGGGGAAGAAGTGGAGATCGTTGGGATACGTGATACGACGAAGACGGTCTGCACGGGGGTGGAGATGTTCCGCAAGATTCTGGACCAGGGGCAGGCTGGGGACAACATCGGCGTGCTGCTGCGGGGGACGAAGCGGGACGATGTCGAGCGTGGTCAGGTGGTGGCGAAGCCCGGGAGCATCACTCCGCACACGAAATTCAAGGCGGAGGCTTACATCCTGACGAAGGAGGAAGGTGGTCGTCATACGCCGTTTTTCAACGGGTACCGGCCTCAGTTTTACTTCCGGACGACGGATGTGACGGGTGTGGTGACGCTTCCTGAGGGGATCGAGATGGTGATGCCCGGTGACAATGTATCGATGGAAGTGAAGCTGATCACGCCGATTGCGATGGAGAAGGAGTTGCGGTTTGCCATCCGTGAGGGCGGCAGAACGGTCGGCGCCGGCGTCATCAGTGAAATTATCGAATAAGGAATAAGCGAATGTTAGCCAACCAGAAGATCCGGATACGCTTAAAGGCTTATGACCACAAGCTGCTTGACCAGTCGGCGATGGAAATCCTTGAAACGGCCAGGGAGACGGGTGCACGGGTTGCAGGGCCGATCCCTTTACCGACGGTCATCAATAAATATTGTGTGTTGAGATCTCCCCATGTGAACAAGAAATCGCGCGAGCAGTTCGAAATAAGAACCCATAAGCGGCTTCTGGATATTCTCGAGCCAACCCAGCAGACAGTGGACGCCTTGATGAAGCTGGATCTGGCTGCGGGCGTGGATGTGGAGATTAAACTCTAGAAGTGAAAAGAGGTTAGACGGCCGCCGTGCCGGGCTGTGGATTGGAGCTGATTCAGATGCTTAACAGGCTACTTGGAAAAAAGATAGGCATGACACGTGTTTTTGTCGAGGAAGGCAAAAGCATCCCGGTGACGCTGCTGAAAGTGGGTCCCTGCGTGGTTGTGCAAAAGAAGACTCCGGAGAAGGATGGGTACGCCGCTGTCCAGGTTGGCTATGAATCGAAGCCCGAGAAGCGGCTCAGCAAGCCTTTACAAGGTCATTTCAAGGCTGCTGGCAAAGGTGGATACGCTCATCTGCGGGAAGTGAAGGTGGACGACCCTCAGATGTTCGAGCTTGGACAGGAAATCACGGTAGATGTTTTCTTCCCTGGCGAGACCGTTAACATCGTCGGCACGAGCAAAGGTCGCGGCTTTGCGGGCGTTATGAAAAGATGGGGATTCGGCGGCGGGCGGAAGACGCACGGAAGCCGGTCTCACCGGGTGCCGGGGTCCATCGGCTGCAACACCACCCCCGGTCGTGTGATCAAGGGCAAAAAACTGCCGGGTCGGATGGGGACGCAGCGCCTGACGGTCAAGAACATCCGGGTGGTTGATGTGCGCCCCGAGATGAATCTGCTTATGCTCAAGGGGGCCGTCCCCGGGAGCAAGAACAGTATCGTCGAGATCTGCAAGGTCTGAATCGGGTAGGGTGAGAGAACAGAGGCTTAGAATGACTCTTATAGACGTATACAATCTTCGTAAAGAGAAGGTTTCTGAAACCGAACTGAAGGATGAAATCTTCGGGGTGCCGGTCAAAGAGCATGTCCTGCACGAGGTGGTGGTTTCTCAGTTGAACCGACGCAGGGCTGGAACTGCGGCTTGTAAGAGCCGCTCCCTCGTGAACGCCTCGACGCGGAAACTCTACAGGCAGAAGGGGACCGGAAGGGCGAGAGCGGGATCGGCTTCTTCTCCGACACGGCGTGGCGGAGGGGTAGCTTTTGGGCCCCAGCCGAGGGCTTACGTGAAAAAGGTGGCCAAGAAGGTACGCAAGGCCGCCTTGAGGATGGCGTTGAGCGACAAGCTGACAGGGAGCCAACTGTTCGTAGTCGAGGATTTCAGTCTGCCTGAGATTAAGACGAAGTCGTTTGTCGGGGTCATGCGCCGTTTCGATGTGACGAAAGCCCTGATCGTTACGGCCGATAAAAACGAGAAGCTGGAGAAGTCTTCGAGGAATGTTCCCTGGGTGAAGGTCTTACGTTCAGAGGGGTTGAATGTGTACGACCTCCTGAAGTTCGACCATCTGTTCCTTGAGAAGCCTGCCATCGACAGGATAGAGGAGGCACTGATATCGTAGTGGACACCTATCAGGTCATCGAAGCGCCGCATATCACCGAGAAATCCGGACTGCAGAAGAGCCAGGCCAACCGCATTTCGTTCAAGGTGCATAAGCACGCGAACAAGATAGAGATTCGAAGGGCAGTCGAAAAGCTTTTCAAGGTAAAGGTTCTGGATGTCCGCACGGTGAATGTACAGGGTAAAAAGCGCCGTGTCGGTCGCCATTTCGGGAAGCGTTCCGACTGGAAAAAGGCGATTGTCAAACTTGCGCCCGGCGAAAATATCGAATTTTTCGAAGGACTGTAAACCCGGAGACGTGGCCGAGAGGGCGCTGCGGAGAATATAGCATGGCTATAAGAAAGCACAAGCCGACCTCCCCAGGAAGGCGATACCAGACGACATCGACATTCGAGGAAATTACCAAGAAGGAACCGGAAAAGACTCTGCTGAGGCCGCTCAGGAGTTCCGGCGGGCGGAATGCACTAGGCAGGTTGACTGCCCGCCATAAAGGAGGCGGACACAAGCGTCGCTACCGGGTTATCGACTTTCATAGAGAGAAGGATTCGATCCCGGCGAAGGTCGCTGCAATCGAGTACGACCCGAACAGGGGTGCCCGGATCGCGCTTTTGCATTATGTCGACGGCGAAAAACGGTACATCCTCGCCCCCCACAAACTCCAGGTCGGCGACCAGGTAGTTTCTGGACCGGAAGCGGAGGTTCGGACGGGGAATTGTCTGCCACTCAGGCTGATCCCTTTGGGGACGCACATTCATAATATCGAAATGAATCTAGGCCATGGTGGTCAAATGGTCCGGAGCGCCGGAGCCTATGCGCAGCTCATGGCTAAGGAGGGCAAATACGCCCAGATCAAGCTGCCTTCGGGTGAAGTAAGAGCGGTTTTGCAGGACTGCCGCGCTACCATCGGTCAGGTAGGTAATCTGGAGCACGAGATCCTGTCGGCTGGTAAGGCTGGTAGGAACCGCTGGCTGGGCAGGCGGCCTCATGTAAGAGGCGTTGCCATGAACCCGGTAGACCATCCTCATGGCGGTGGCGAGGGGAAATCCTCTGGGGGCAGGCATCCTGTGACCCCATGGGGCGTTCCGACAAAGGGTTACAAGACCAGAGTCAGGAAACCCAGCGATAAGCTTATTGTTAAGCGAAGAAGCAAAAAGTGATCTACTGGTATGGCCGTCCGGCACGACCCCCGATGGTGTTTGGGCGGAAGACGGCTACCGAGCGTGAGGAGGAATAACTTTGCCGAGATCCCTGAAAAAAGGTCCTTTTGTGGACGACCACCTGTTGAAAAAGGCGCAGGTGGCTGCAGAAACGCAGAGCAGGAAGATCATCAAGACGTGGTCCCGCAGGTCGACCATACTACCGGAATTTGTCGGACTTACCTTCGCCGTTCATAACGGCAAGAAGTTTTTGCCCGTCTTTGTTTCGGAGGACATGGTAGGGCACAAGCTGGGCGAATTTTCACCGACACGGACCTTCTATGGTCATGCCGGGGACAAAAAATCGAAACTCAAGGGCAAGAAGAAGTAGCCTGCGGGTATTAAAGCTGAAGGCAAAGAGATGGAAACGACTGCAAAAGCAAGGTTTGTGCATATCTCCCCGCAGAAGATCCGACTGGTCATGGATGAAGTGAGGGGACAAAAAGTTGACGAGGCAGTTCAGAGGCTCGGCTATGCCCCTCAGAAAGGGGCGCGTATCCTCCGGAAGCTGGTTCAGTCTGCGATTGCCAATGCGGAACAGAATGCCGGGGCTGATGTAGATAAACTGTATATCAAGCGTATTTACGCCGATGAAGGGCCTCTGATGAAGCGGTGGAGACCGAGAGCGCTCGGTCGTGCGACGCGTATCCGAAAGCGGACGAGCCACTTGACCGTAGTTCTGGATGAGGCATAGGAAGCCTGCAAGGACCTCCCCGGGGGTTGGAGACGCGTGCGCATGATTTTGACATTGGGGAGGCGCGAGACACAGGGTTTTTTGAGATGATGAGTCGGCCGCTGTCTCGGCGGCCGCAATGCTTGACCATGCTGGAGGTGTCAATTGGGACAGAAAGTTCATCCCGTCGGTTTCAGGCTGGGGATTAACAAGAATTGGGATTCAAGGTGGTTTGCGGGGAAGGAATACTCCGAATTCGTGCTTGAGGATTTCAAGATCCGCAAATTCCTCAAGGAGAAGCTCCAGCAGGCTGGCGTCGCAAAGATCGAGATTGAACGGGCTGCAAGCAAGATCAGGATTCGGATCCACACTGCAAGGCCTGGGATCGTGATCGGCAAGAAGGGTGCTGAGATCGAGAAGTTGAAGAGGGAGCTCGAGAAGCAGGTCAAGCGTGAGATTATCGTGGATATCCAGGAAGTGCGGAAACCTGAGGTGGAAGCTCAACTGGTGGCAGAGAATGTAGCAATGCAGCTCGTGAGGCGGATTGCTTTTCGCCGTGCGATGAAGAAGGCTGTGAGTTCCTCTCTGCGCTTCGGAGCGCAGGGGATCAAGATCGCGTGCGCGGGACGGCTGGGCGGTGCTGAAATGGCGCGCCGTGAATGGTATCGAGAGGGCAGGGTTCCGCTGCATACGATTCGTGCCGATGTCGATTACGGGTTCGCAAAGGCCTTTACCACCTATGGCGTGATAGGAGTCAAGGTAACCATCTTCAAGGGTGAGATACTCCCTGAAAAGAGCAAGAAGGAATAGATGTTATGCTTAGCCCTAAGAAGGTCAAATATCGCAAGAGACAGAAAGGCCGCACGAAGGGTATGGCCATGCGTGGCAACACCCTCGAATTTGGCGACTACGGTCTGCAGGCGGTGGAGTGTGGCCATATGACGGCCCAACAGATCGAGGCCGCCCGTGTCGCAGTAACGCGTCATGTCAAGCGTGGCGGCAAGATTTGGATTCGGATCTTTCCTGATAAGCCCATCAGCAAGAAGCCTGCAGAGACCCGGATGGGAAAGGGGAAAGGAGCGCCGGAAGCCTGGGTGGCTGTCGTGAAACCCGGGAGAATTCTTTACGAGCTTGAAGGCGTAGCCGAAAATGTTGCAGGGGAGGCATTCCGTCTCGCCGGATTTAAGCTTCCTTTTGCAACCCGCTTTGTCAGCAGGAGATCATGAGGCGATGAAGGCGAAAGAATTGAGAGATCTGAGTGCGGGTGAATTGCGGCAGAAGGAGAAAGACCTCAGCCAGGAGCTGTTCAATCTGAGGTTTCAGAAGGCTACGGGCCAGCTAGGGAATACGGCGATGATCTGCAAGACCAAGCGCGACTTGGCAAGGGTCAAGACGATTCTTGTTGAAAACAAAACGCGCAATATGACTGACTAGGGCGAGGGGACGATGGCAGAGCGAGGCTTACGCAGAAAACTGGTCGGCACCGTTGTCAGTAACAAGATGGACAAGACGGCTGGTGTCGTTGTCGAGCATTTGACCCGTGATAAGAGCTACGGGAAATACATGCGCAGGCATGCTAAATATCTGGCGCATGACCCCAAGAACCTATGTGAGATTGGGGACAAGGTTCGCATCGTCGAAAGCCGCCCTCTCAGCAAGCGGAAGCGATGGCAAGTGATCGAGATTCTTGAGAAGGCAGTGACGCTTTAGCGGTTCACAGCTCTGTGGTTGGAGACGACATATGATACAGATGGAAAGTCAGCTTAAAGTGGCGGATAACTCCGGCGCTAAACTCCTGTCTTGCATCAAGGTCCTTGGGGGAGCGAAGAGGCGTTATGCTGGTGTAGGTGACATCATCGTCGTCTCGATCAAGGAGGCGATGCCGAACTCGAAGGTGAAGAAGGGCGATGTTGCCAAAGCGGTCATCGTCAGGACCAAGAAGGAGATTCGTAGGCCGGATGGATCTTACATCAAGTTTGATGACAATTCCGCCGTTCTTATCAATACGCAGAAAGAGCCGATCGGGACCCGGATCTTCGGCCCGGTGGCGCGTGAACTGCGGGCCAAGAATTTTATGAAAATTGTTTCGCTTGCACCCGAGGTGCTGTAGATGCCCCGAGGACCGTGGCGGATAAGGAGCCTTTAAAGTGCTGAAGAAACATCCTACAATCAAGAAGAATGACAAGGTGATGGTCATCGCCGGCAAGGAAAAGGGAAAGATCGGTACCGTGCTCAAAGTGGATTCTGAAAAGGGGCGGTTGATTGTCGAAAAGGTGAACGTGGTCAAGAGGCATGCCAAGCCGAACCCACGCACTGGACAGGGTGGGATCATCGAGAAGGAGGCTTCTTTACACATCTCGAATGTGATGGTCGTTTGCAACAAGTGTGCTGAGGCGACCAGGATCGGCAAGCGTGTCCTTGAGGACGGAACAAAGGTCCGAACCTGCAGGAAATGTGGGGAAGCGGTGGACGCTTGATGGCGGCGCGTCCTTGTTTATTTCCGATTCCTGATGGATCGGCTTCGAGGAGGACAACGTGTCTCGATTGAAAGAAAAGTATGAGACTGAGGTAGTACCCGCCCTGATGAAGGAGTTCGGTTACACGTCTATCATGGCAGTGCCTAGGATAGAAAAGGTTGTATTGAATATGGGGCTTGGCGAGGCGATTCAGAACATCAAGGTGCTGGATTATGGTGTCGATGAACTGACGCGGATTGCCGGTCAGAAGGCAGTCATAACCAAGGCCAAGAAATCCATCGCCGGTTTCAAGTTGCGCCAGGGTATGCCCATCGGATGCATGGTGACCCTTCGGCATATGCGGATGTTCGATTTCCTCGATAAGCTGTTCAATATCGCTATGCCACGTGTGCGCGATTTCCGCGGAATTTCCGATAAGATATTTGACGGAATGGGGAATTGCAGCATCGGCATAAAGGAGCATATTATTTTTCCGGAAATTGAATATGACAAGATCGACAAGGTAAAGGGCGTCAATATCTCGATTGTGTCCAGTGCCAGGACTGATGACGAGGCCCTGTTCATGTTGAAACAACTTGGAATGCCATTTCGTAATTGATAGGGGGTTATTTTGGCTCGGACATCGCTTATTGTAAAGGCACAGAGAAAGGCCAAATTTTCCACACGTAACTACAATCGTTGCCCAATGTGCGGCCGCAGCCGGGCATATCTGAGGAAATTCGGTATCTGCCGAATCTGTTTTAGAAATCTGGCCTTGAGCGGTGAGATACCCGGCGTGGTCAAATCCAGCTGGTGAGAATGGATGACCCTTAACGAGAATGGTATGAAGGAGTTTTTGGGATGACAATGACGGACCCCATAGCGGACATGCTCACTCGCATAAGAAATGCCTTGCGCGCGTCTCATGAAGTCCTGGATGTACCCGCCTCAAAGGTGAAGCTTAATATGGTGAAGGTGTTGAAATCCGAGGGGTATATCAAAAATTTCAAGATCGTTTCGGACGGGCGGCACAGACAGATACGAATCTTTTTGCGCTATGACAAGGACGGTTCTCCTGTGATAGACGGGATCAAGCGGGTGAGCAAACCGAGCTGCCGCGTTTATAAAGGCCATAATGAGATGCCGCCTGTTCTGAATGGATTGGGTGTCAACATTGTGTCCACA harbors:
- the rplX gene encoding 50S ribosomal subunit protein L24 (Evidence 2a : Function from experimental evidences in other organisms; PubMedId : 2464692; Product type s : structure), translating into MLKKHPTIKKNDKVMVIAGKEKGKIGTVLKVDSEKGRLIVEKVNVVKRHAKPNPRTGQGGIIEKEASLHISNVMVVCNKCAEATRIGKRVLEDGTKVRTCRKCGEAVDA
- the rplE gene encoding 50S ribosomal subunit protein L5 (Evidence 2a : Function from experimental evidences in other organisms; Product type s : structure) encodes the protein MSRLKEKYETEVVPALMKEFGYTSIMAVPRIEKVVLNMGLGEAIQNIKVLDYGVDELTRIAGQKAVITKAKKSIAGFKLRQGMPIGCMVTLRHMRMFDFLDKLFNIAMPRVRDFRGISDKIFDGMGNCSIGIKEHIIFPEIEYDKIDKVKGVNISIVSSARTDDEALFMLKQLGMPFRN
- the rpsH gene encoding 30S ribosomal subunit protein S8 (Evidence 2a : Function from experimental evidences in other organisms; PubMedId : 10094780, 12244297, 12809609, 1735715, 365698, 6222285, 6262737; Product type s : structure) gives rise to the protein MTMTDPIADMLTRIRNALRASHEVLDVPASKVKLNMVKVLKSEGYIKNFKIVSDGRHRQIRIFLRYDKDGSPVIDGIKRVSKPSCRVYKGHNEMPPVLNGLGVNIVSTSKGMMTDREAMRQGLGGEILCAVW